The proteins below are encoded in one region of Natronococcus sp. CG52:
- the dgoD gene encoding galactonate dehydratase, with amino-acid sequence MHITDYELFEVPPRWLFLKVTTSDGTVGWGEPVVEGRAKTVKTAVEELMDTYLVGEDPARIEDHWQTMYRGGFYRGGPVLMSAIAGIDQALWDIKGKTYDAPVYDLLGGRARDRLRVYQWIGGDDPSDVADQAREKVDAGFTALKMNGTPAMERIDSPATVEAATERMREVREAVGSEVDVGVDFHGRVSKSMAKRLVAALEPYEPFFIEEPVLTEHLDELAGIAQHTTTPIATGERMYSRWDFKQVFEDGHVDLIQPDLSHAGGITEVNKIASMAEAYDVAVAPHCPLGPIALASCIQVDACSPNALIQEQSLDIHYNETSDVLDYLADPSVFDYREGYVDIPDGPGLGVDIDEEYVREQAGEVDWHNPVWRHDDGSVAEW; translated from the coding sequence ATGCACATCACAGACTACGAACTGTTCGAAGTACCGCCGCGCTGGCTGTTCCTCAAGGTGACGACGAGCGACGGCACCGTCGGCTGGGGCGAACCGGTCGTCGAAGGACGCGCGAAGACGGTCAAGACCGCGGTCGAAGAGCTGATGGATACCTACCTCGTCGGCGAGGATCCGGCACGAATCGAAGATCACTGGCAGACGATGTACCGCGGCGGCTTCTACCGCGGCGGGCCGGTCCTGATGTCGGCCATCGCCGGGATCGACCAGGCGCTGTGGGACATCAAGGGCAAGACGTACGACGCCCCGGTGTACGACCTGCTCGGCGGGCGGGCCCGCGATCGACTGCGCGTCTACCAGTGGATCGGCGGGGACGATCCGTCGGACGTCGCCGACCAGGCGCGCGAGAAGGTCGACGCCGGCTTCACCGCCCTCAAGATGAACGGGACGCCGGCGATGGAGCGAATCGACTCGCCGGCGACCGTCGAGGCCGCGACCGAGCGGATGCGAGAGGTTCGCGAAGCCGTCGGGAGCGAGGTCGACGTCGGCGTCGACTTTCACGGGCGCGTCTCGAAGTCGATGGCCAAGCGGCTGGTCGCGGCCCTCGAACCGTACGAGCCGTTCTTCATCGAAGAGCCGGTCCTGACGGAACACCTGGACGAACTCGCGGGGATCGCCCAGCACACGACCACCCCGATCGCGACCGGCGAGCGGATGTACTCGCGGTGGGATTTCAAGCAGGTCTTCGAGGACGGACACGTCGACCTCATCCAGCCCGACCTGTCCCACGCCGGCGGGATCACCGAGGTGAACAAGATCGCGTCGATGGCCGAAGCCTACGACGTGGCGGTCGCACCGCACTGCCCGCTCGGCCCGATCGCGCTAGCCTCGTGCATCCAGGTCGACGCCTGTTCGCCGAACGCGCTCATCCAGGAGCAGAGCCTCGACATCCACTACAACGAGACCAGCGACGTGCTCGATTACCTCGCGGACCCCTCCGTTTTCGACTACCGGGAGGGGTACGTCGACATCCCCGACGGACCGGGGCTCGGAGTCGACATCGACGAGGAGTA